Proteins encoded within one genomic window of Mycolicibacterium monacense:
- a CDS encoding GTPase, which translates to MNLVQRLAALSAVASLGAGRLPEDVLAEVHSLDARAGTRLRLSGEHTVVALAGATGSGKSSLFNAIAGAPLAQVGIRRPTTSATQAVVFGPSPAAELLDWLEIGNRQAGDASATPQLSGLVLLDLPDHDSVEVAHRAEVDRLIRLVDAFVWVLDPQKYADAMLHEEYLRPLAPHREVMVVVLNQADRLPLPDLASCMHDLHRLIAEDGLAGVPVLATSAVKPDGASELHEFLVSTVADHRARTARVSADLDAMAARLDPLAPARSEPALRDAERQLRGALAGAAAVPTVVDAVGRAYTRRGLAATGWPPVRWIPKIRPDPLRRLGLDAPDTQGEILRRTSMPSGSAAARAGVDSAVRTLADTASDGLPAPWPRIMREAARSRADAVPDALDRAVGGADLGMSRSPRWWRFFGALQWLLIAVAVAGGVWLGALAVLAYLQIDLDAPSLGPFALPTVLLLGGLALGLLLRIVVRPFVAVGAARRRRKVASELHRRVDGVADEFVLAPLRNELTRYGQLSAAVHGLSR; encoded by the coding sequence ATGAACCTCGTCCAACGGCTGGCCGCATTGTCGGCGGTGGCGAGTCTGGGCGCCGGACGGCTGCCCGAGGACGTCCTCGCCGAGGTCCACAGCCTCGACGCACGCGCCGGAACCCGGCTGCGACTCTCGGGCGAGCACACCGTCGTGGCGTTGGCCGGAGCGACCGGAAGCGGTAAATCCTCCCTGTTCAACGCGATCGCGGGCGCGCCGCTGGCGCAGGTCGGCATCCGGCGGCCGACCACGTCGGCGACCCAGGCCGTCGTGTTCGGACCGTCCCCCGCCGCCGAACTCCTCGACTGGCTGGAGATCGGCAACCGTCAGGCCGGGGACGCGTCGGCCACCCCGCAGCTGTCCGGGCTGGTGTTGCTCGACCTGCCCGACCACGACTCCGTCGAGGTGGCGCACCGCGCCGAGGTCGACCGGCTGATCCGGCTGGTCGACGCCTTCGTCTGGGTGCTCGACCCGCAGAAGTACGCCGACGCCATGCTGCACGAGGAGTACCTGCGCCCGCTGGCGCCGCACCGTGAGGTGATGGTCGTCGTCCTCAACCAGGCCGACCGGCTCCCCCTGCCCGACCTGGCATCGTGCATGCACGATCTGCACCGGCTCATCGCCGAGGACGGTCTGGCGGGTGTGCCGGTGCTGGCCACCTCCGCCGTGAAGCCGGACGGCGCTTCGGAATTGCACGAGTTCCTCGTCTCGACCGTGGCCGACCACCGGGCGCGAACGGCGCGGGTCAGCGCCGATCTCGACGCGATGGCCGCCCGGCTCGACCCGCTGGCGCCCGCGCGGTCGGAGCCCGCGCTCCGCGACGCCGAGCGGCAGCTGCGTGGCGCCCTCGCCGGGGCGGCCGCCGTTCCGACGGTGGTCGATGCCGTCGGTCGGGCCTACACCCGCCGCGGACTGGCCGCGACCGGGTGGCCGCCGGTCCGCTGGATACCGAAGATCCGCCCGGATCCGTTGCGGCGCCTGGGCCTGGACGCCCCCGACACCCAGGGCGAGATCCTGCGGCGGACGTCGATGCCCTCGGGCTCGGCCGCGGCGCGCGCCGGAGTCGACAGCGCGGTGCGCACGCTCGCCGACACCGCATCCGACGGGCTGCCCGCGCCGTGGCCACGAATCATGCGGGAGGCGGCGAGGTCTCGGGCCGACGCGGTGCCCGACGCCCTGGACCGGGCGGTCGGCGGGGCCGACCTGGGGATGTCGCGGTCACCGCGGTGGTGGCGGTTCTTCGGCGCGCTGCAGTGGCTGCTGATCGCCGTTGCGGTGGCCGGCGGCGTGTGGTTGGGCGCGCTCGCGGTGTTGGCGTATCTGCAGATCGACCTCGACGCGCCGTCGCTCGGCCCGTTCGCGCTGCCGACGGTCCTGCTCCTCGGCGGGCTGGCGCTGGGCCTGCTCCTGCGGATCGTCGTGCGCCCGTTCGTGGCGGTGGGCGCGGCGCGGCGACGGCGGAAAGTGGCCTCCGAGTTGCACCGGCGGGTCGACGGGGTCGCCGACGAATTCGTGTTGGCGCCCTTGAGAAACGAGCTCACCCGCTACGGGCAGCTCTCAGCGGCGGTGCACGGGCTCAGTCGCTGA